One window of the Eucalyptus grandis isolate ANBG69807.140 chromosome 8, ASM1654582v1, whole genome shotgun sequence genome contains the following:
- the LOC104414330 gene encoding uncharacterized protein LOC104414330 isoform X1, which translates to METNPASEEPTSWDERYNIDLMPSELVLKFRKEIRGLRVGVNLEFYNAPRNDFQAKLVFKPLSPDRRWKFVYEPIHQDVRILSKKISVAKFLNLQVGVGHNFQLNAINWQWKLTTCLGGDGVSRIRNKTTLGLCPGVDFRFGWRADYVLPEVTGGLGTDKPLFNMNSGQLQASLDRVEAILNYPDCRRDKGEESESKSICDSEYHE; encoded by the exons ATGGAGACAAACCCGGCCAGCGAAGAACCCACCTCCTGGGACGAACGGTACAACATCGATTTGATGCCCTCCGAGTTGGTACTCAAGTTTCGGAAAGAAATTCGGGGACTCCGAGTCGGTGTTAATCTGGAG TTTTACAATGCTCCAAGGAATGATTTTCAAGCAAAGCTCGTATTCAAGCCTCTATCCCCAGATCGTCGGTGGAAATTTGTCTATGAGCCTATACATCAAGACGTGCGCATTCTCTCGAAAAAGATTTCTGTTGCAAAATTCCTGAATCTCCAG GTTGGTGTGGGCCACAATTTTCAGTTAAATGCAATTAATTGGCAATGGAAGCTCACCACATGTTTGGGTGGAGATGGTGTCTCTCGAATTAGAAACAAGACCACTCTTGGACTTTGTCCAGGTGTAGATTTTCGATTTGGGTGGAGGGCCGATTATGTTCTTCCAGAAGTCACAGG GGGTCTTGGTACTGATAAGCCATTATTCAACATGAACTCTGGACAGTTGCAAGCATCGCTAGATAGAGTGGAAGCCATCTTAAACTATCCAG ATTGTAGACGGGACAAGGGAGAAGAGAGTGAAAGCAAGAGCATTTGCGATAGTGAATATCATGAATGA
- the LOC104414330 gene encoding uncharacterized protein LOC104414330 isoform X2 — MVAKRVHSKCRELENGDKPGQRRTHLLGRTFYNAPRNDFQAKLVFKPLSPDRRWKFVYEPIHQDVRILSKKISVAKFLNLQVGVGHNFQLNAINWQWKLTTCLGGDGVSRIRNKTTLGLCPGVDFRFGWRADYVLPEVTGGLGTDKPLFNMNSGQLQASLDRVEAILNYPDCRRDKGEESESKSICDSEYHE, encoded by the exons ATGGTCGCCAAAAGAGTCCATTCGAAG TGTCGAGAGCTTGAAAATGGAGACAAACCCGGCCAGCGAAGAACCCACCTCCTGGGACGAACG TTTTACAATGCTCCAAGGAATGATTTTCAAGCAAAGCTCGTATTCAAGCCTCTATCCCCAGATCGTCGGTGGAAATTTGTCTATGAGCCTATACATCAAGACGTGCGCATTCTCTCGAAAAAGATTTCTGTTGCAAAATTCCTGAATCTCCAG GTTGGTGTGGGCCACAATTTTCAGTTAAATGCAATTAATTGGCAATGGAAGCTCACCACATGTTTGGGTGGAGATGGTGTCTCTCGAATTAGAAACAAGACCACTCTTGGACTTTGTCCAGGTGTAGATTTTCGATTTGGGTGGAGGGCCGATTATGTTCTTCCAGAAGTCACAGG GGGTCTTGGTACTGATAAGCCATTATTCAACATGAACTCTGGACAGTTGCAAGCATCGCTAGATAGAGTGGAAGCCATCTTAAACTATCCAG ATTGTAGACGGGACAAGGGAGAAGAGAGTGAAAGCAAGAGCATTTGCGATAGTGAATATCATGAATGA
- the LOC104414330 gene encoding uncharacterized protein LOC104414330 isoform X3, which yields MVAKRVHSKFYNAPRNDFQAKLVFKPLSPDRRWKFVYEPIHQDVRILSKKISVAKFLNLQVGVGHNFQLNAINWQWKLTTCLGGDGVSRIRNKTTLGLCPGVDFRFGWRADYVLPEVTGGLGTDKPLFNMNSGQLQASLDRVEAILNYPDCRRDKGEESESKSICDSEYHE from the exons ATGGTCGCCAAAAGAGTCCATTCGAAG TTTTACAATGCTCCAAGGAATGATTTTCAAGCAAAGCTCGTATTCAAGCCTCTATCCCCAGATCGTCGGTGGAAATTTGTCTATGAGCCTATACATCAAGACGTGCGCATTCTCTCGAAAAAGATTTCTGTTGCAAAATTCCTGAATCTCCAG GTTGGTGTGGGCCACAATTTTCAGTTAAATGCAATTAATTGGCAATGGAAGCTCACCACATGTTTGGGTGGAGATGGTGTCTCTCGAATTAGAAACAAGACCACTCTTGGACTTTGTCCAGGTGTAGATTTTCGATTTGGGTGGAGGGCCGATTATGTTCTTCCAGAAGTCACAGG GGGTCTTGGTACTGATAAGCCATTATTCAACATGAACTCTGGACAGTTGCAAGCATCGCTAGATAGAGTGGAAGCCATCTTAAACTATCCAG ATTGTAGACGGGACAAGGGAGAAGAGAGTGAAAGCAAGAGCATTTGCGATAGTGAATATCATGAATGA